In Alphaproteobacteria bacterium, one DNA window encodes the following:
- a CDS encoding mercuric reductase has product METISVDICVIGAGSGGLSVAAGASQMGASVALVERGKMGGDCLNYGCVPSKALIAAAHTAHGMRHGDRFGVKSVTPEVDYAALRAHIRGVIAAIEPNDSVERFTGLGVNVIQAEGRFVAPDALEAGGRRIRANRFVIATGSSAMVPPLPGLESVPYLTNETVFELDSRPDHLIVIGGGPIGAELAQAHRRLGARVTVLEMFDFLGKDDPELTEVVRRQFVADGVDIRARTVVKSVAAAADGGIDVHVVKDGRPEVVTGSHLLVAAGRQANTAGLNLEAAGVDYDRKGINVDARLRTSNRKIFAIGDVVGPYQFTHMAGYHAGIVIRNILFKLPAKVDYRAVPWVTYTDPELAHVGMTEAQAKESKVSGMNILRWPFHENDRAQAERETHGMIKIVLDRKGRVLGATIAGSRAGELILPWVLAVAGKQKIGAMAGVIVPYPTLSEVGKRAAGSYYTPKLFSERMKKIVRFLLKF; this is encoded by the coding sequence ATGGAAACGATTTCAGTCGATATCTGCGTCATCGGCGCCGGGTCAGGCGGGTTGAGCGTCGCCGCCGGGGCGTCCCAGATGGGCGCCAGCGTCGCGCTGGTCGAGCGCGGCAAGATGGGCGGCGACTGCCTGAATTACGGCTGTGTGCCGTCCAAGGCGCTGATCGCCGCCGCGCATACGGCGCACGGGATGCGGCACGGCGACCGGTTTGGCGTGAAGTCCGTCACGCCGGAGGTCGACTACGCGGCGCTGCGCGCGCATATCCGGGGCGTGATCGCGGCCATCGAACCCAATGACTCGGTGGAACGCTTCACCGGGCTCGGCGTCAATGTGATCCAGGCGGAAGGGCGTTTCGTCGCGCCGGATGCGCTGGAAGCCGGCGGCAGGCGCATCCGGGCGAATCGCTTCGTTATCGCCACCGGGTCCTCGGCCATGGTGCCGCCGCTCCCCGGGCTGGAGTCCGTGCCCTACCTGACCAACGAGACGGTGTTCGAACTCGATTCCCGGCCGGATCACCTGATCGTCATCGGCGGCGGCCCCATCGGCGCGGAACTGGCGCAGGCGCATCGCCGCCTCGGCGCGCGCGTGACCGTGCTGGAAATGTTCGATTTCCTGGGCAAGGACGATCCGGAACTGACCGAAGTCGTGCGCCGGCAGTTCGTCGCGGACGGGGTGGATATCCGCGCGCGGACGGTGGTGAAATCCGTCGCGGCGGCGGCGGATGGCGGGATCGACGTGCATGTCGTGAAGGACGGCCGGCCCGAGGTCGTGACCGGTTCGCATCTGCTGGTCGCGGCGGGGCGGCAGGCGAATACCGCCGGGCTGAACCTGGAGGCCGCCGGCGTCGATTATGACCGCAAGGGCATCAATGTGGACGCGCGGCTGCGGACATCGAACAGGAAGATTTTCGCCATCGGCGACGTGGTCGGCCCGTACCAGTTCACCCATATGGCCGGTTACCATGCCGGGATCGTCATCCGGAACATCCTGTTCAAACTGCCGGCGAAGGTCGATTACCGCGCCGTGCCCTGGGTCACCTACACGGACCCGGAACTGGCCCATGTGGGCATGACCGAGGCGCAGGCGAAGGAAAGCAAGGTCAGCGGCATGAATATCCTGCGCTGGCCCTTCCACGAAAACGACCGGGCGCAGGCGGAGCGCGAAACCCACGGCATGATCAAGATCGTGCTGGACAGGAAAGGCCGGGTGCTGGGCGCGACCATCGCCGGATCGCGCGCCGGCGAACTGATCCTGCCCTGGGTGCTGGCGGTCGCCGGCAAACAGAAAATTGGCGCGATGGCGGGCGTCATCGTCCCCTATCCGACCCTGAGCGAGGTTGGCAAGCGCGCCGCCGGCAGCTATTACACGCCGAAACT